From the genome of Campylobacter magnus, one region includes:
- the argH gene encoding argininosuccinate lyase, whose translation MKKMWDGRFNEASSELLEEFNASIFFDKELFKEDIAGSKAHAKMLGECGILDANDVAKIRAGLDQVLGEIERGEFAFSVSQEDIHMAVEGRLSQIIGKELGGRLHTARSRNDQVALDFRAYCQNRTKELAALVRELISVLASIASEHKDTLMPGFTHLQHAQPISLAFHLLAYAFAFKRDYERLLSSYERNNLSPLGSAALAGTPYPTRRELVASELGFSGITPNAMDSVSDRDFALELLFNISLIFTHASRLCEELILWSSQEFSYISISDAFSTGSSIMPQKKNPDVAELIRGKTGRVYGNLIALLTVMKGLPMAYNKDMQEDKEGVFDSVRTASTSLVILCEMLKTTTWRKENMLKACKMGHLSATDLADYLVSTYNEPFRLAHNITGRLVALAESRGKDLSELSLEELKSVDPRFDEGALSALSLEASKEARKSSGGTSNESVEKQLVLINDFLARAREF comes from the coding sequence ATGAAAAAAATGTGGGATGGCAGATTTAACGAGGCTAGCAGCGAGCTACTTGAGGAGTTTAATGCTTCGATTTTCTTTGATAAAGAACTCTTTAAAGAAGACATCGCTGGTTCAAAAGCACACGCAAAAATGCTTGGCGAGTGTGGAATTCTAGATGCTAATGATGTAGCCAAGATAAGAGCTGGCTTAGATCAGGTCTTAGGCGAGATTGAGCGTGGTGAGTTTGCATTTAGCGTGAGCCAAGAAGACATTCATATGGCAGTTGAAGGCAGGCTTAGCCAGATTATCGGCAAAGAGCTTGGCGGCCGCCTTCACACCGCTCGTTCTCGCAACGACCAAGTGGCACTAGATTTTAGGGCTTATTGCCAAAACCGCACAAAAGAGCTAGCCGCCCTTGTGCGTGAGCTAATCTCTGTCCTTGCTAGCATAGCAAGTGAGCACAAAGATACGCTGATGCCGGGCTTTACACACTTACAGCACGCCCAGCCTATCAGCCTTGCTTTTCATCTTTTGGCTTACGCATTTGCCTTTAAGCGTGATTATGAAAGGCTGCTTTCTAGCTACGAGCGAAACAACCTTAGTCCGCTTGGCAGCGCAGCACTTGCTGGCACGCCGTATCCTACAAGGCGTGAGCTAGTAGCTAGCGAGCTAGGATTTAGCGGCATTACGCCAAATGCGATGGATAGCGTAAGCGATAGAGATTTTGCTTTGGAGCTGCTTTTTAACATTTCTTTAATTTTCACTCACGCTTCTAGGCTGTGCGAAGAGCTGATTTTATGGTCTAGCCAAGAGTTTAGCTATATCAGCATTAGTGATGCTTTTAGCACCGGAAGCTCCATCATGCCGCAGAAAAAAAACCCAGATGTAGCCGAGCTGATTCGTGGCAAAACGGGCAGAGTTTATGGCAATCTAATCGCCCTGCTAACTGTGATGAAGGGCCTGCCGATGGCGTATAATAAAGATATGCAAGAAGATAAAGAAGGCGTCTTTGATAGCGTCCGCACAGCTAGCACCAGCCTTGTGATACTGTGTGAAATGCTAAAAACCACGACTTGGCGCAAAGAAAATATGCTAAAAGCGTGTAAAATGGGGCATCTTAGCGCCACTGACCTTGCTGATTATTTAGTCAGCACTTATAACGAGCCCTTTCGCCTAGCGCATAATATCACAGGGCGCTTAGTGGCTTTGGCTGAGAGCAGGGGCAAAGACCTTAGCGAGCTTAGCTTAGAAGAGCTAAAAAGCGTTGATCCGCGCTTTGATGAAGGGGCCTTGTCTGCTCTTAGCCTAGAAGCTAGCAAAGAAGCCAGAAAAAGCAGTGGCGGCACTAGCAATGAGAGTGTAGAAAAGCAGCTTGTTTTGATAAATGATTTTTTAGCAAGGGCTAGGGAATTCTAG
- the smpB gene encoding SsrA-binding protein SmpB, whose product MKILVQNKKAYHDFTIIKDYEAGVVLKGSEIKSLRMGRGNLKDSFVRIIKGELFLLGCHISLLNTTNPHFRPDEKAPRKLLMHRKEIDKLLGSVSTDGYTLVVLSLYLNSKNRLKAKIALAKGKNLHDKREALKEKQANMDAKRALAEFKRI is encoded by the coding sequence ATGAAAATTCTAGTCCAAAACAAAAAAGCCTATCACGACTTTACTATCATCAAAGACTACGAAGCAGGCGTGGTGCTAAAAGGCTCTGAGATAAAAAGCCTACGCATGGGCAGAGGCAATCTAAAAGATTCTTTTGTGAGGATTATAAAAGGCGAGCTGTTTTTGCTAGGCTGTCATATAAGCCTATTAAATACGACAAATCCGCACTTTCGCCCAGATGAAAAAGCACCAAGAAAGCTGCTTATGCACCGCAAAGAAATAGATAAGCTCTTAGGCTCTGTAAGCACCGATGGATACACGCTAGTCGTGCTTAGCCTGTATTTAAACTCAAAAAACCGCCTAAAAGCAAAAATCGCTTTGGCAAAGGGTAAAAACCTACATGATAAGCGTGAAGCCCTAAAAGAAAAGCAAGCAAATATGGATGCTAAGCGTGCTTTGGCTGAGTTTAAGAGAATCTAG
- the pckA gene encoding phosphoenolpyruvate carboxykinase (ATP), translating to MKDTASLGLDGVGKVFHNLSYDELFEHEKANNEGTVTENGTFSVDTGIFTGRSPKDKYFVDQDPSKKYIAWGKINLPISKELFDKLLKKAKAQLSGKDIYVQDAYAGSSQSSRRAVRFITEVAWQAHFVKNMFIRPSESELENFKPDFTVYNACKCVNDEWQKDGLNSEVFVIFNIEENVGVIGGTWYGGEMKKGIFSMMNYWLPLENKLPMHCSANVGKDGDTALFFGLSGTGKTTLSTDPHRALIGDDEHGWDDEGVFNFEGGCYAKCINLSAENEPEIYAAIRKNALLENVVIDGSGKVDYNDASKTENTRVSYPIEHIENHEKSLKAGHPKNIIFLTADAFGVLPPVSKLSKEQAMYYFLSGYTAKVAGTERGVKEPEATFSACFGEPFMPMHPTVYAKLLGEKIDKHGVHVYLVNTGWSGGAYGVGKRMSIKATRACVNAILDGSITKCEFENFDEFNLAIPKALEGVETKLLNPINTWANASEYKEARSKLAKMFVENFKRYGAEGEQIAAAGPRS from the coding sequence ATGAAAGATACGGCAAGCTTAGGACTTGACGGCGTTGGCAAGGTTTTTCATAATCTTAGCTATGATGAGCTTTTTGAACACGAAAAAGCAAATAATGAAGGCACGGTCACTGAAAATGGCACTTTTAGCGTAGATACTGGCATTTTTACAGGTCGTAGCCCAAAAGATAAATATTTCGTAGACCAAGACCCAAGCAAAAAATACATCGCTTGGGGTAAAATCAATCTTCCAATCTCAAAAGAACTTTTTGACAAACTTCTAAAAAAAGCAAAAGCACAATTAAGTGGTAAAGATATTTATGTCCAAGACGCTTATGCTGGTAGCTCTCAAAGCTCAAGAAGAGCTGTTCGCTTTATCACAGAAGTTGCTTGGCAAGCGCATTTTGTAAAAAATATGTTTATCCGCCCAAGCGAGAGCGAACTAGAAAACTTCAAGCCTGATTTTACTGTCTACAACGCTTGTAAATGCGTAAATGATGAGTGGCAAAAAGATGGGCTAAATAGCGAAGTTTTCGTAATATTTAATATAGAAGAAAATGTAGGCGTGATAGGTGGCACTTGGTATGGTGGCGAAATGAAAAAAGGAATTTTTTCTATGATGAACTACTGGCTGCCACTTGAAAACAAGCTTCCTATGCACTGCTCAGCAAATGTAGGCAAAGACGGCGATACTGCGCTGTTTTTTGGACTTAGTGGCACAGGAAAAACTACACTCTCAACTGACCCACACCGCGCCTTAATCGGCGATGATGAGCACGGCTGGGACGATGAAGGCGTGTTTAACTTTGAGGGTGGCTGCTACGCAAAATGTATAAATCTAAGCGCAGAAAACGAGCCTGAGATCTACGCTGCAATTCGCAAAAATGCTTTGCTAGAAAATGTAGTAATTGACGGCTCTGGTAAAGTAGACTATAACGATGCTAGCAAGACTGAAAATACCCGCGTAAGCTATCCGATCGAACACATAGAAAACCACGAAAAAAGCCTAAAAGCAGGTCATCCAAAAAATATCATTTTCTTAACAGCAGATGCCTTTGGTGTATTGCCACCAGTTAGCAAGCTAAGCAAAGAACAAGCAATGTATTATTTTCTAAGCGGCTACACAGCAAAAGTAGCTGGCACAGAGCGTGGAGTAAAAGAGCCAGAAGCAACTTTTTCAGCTTGTTTTGGCGAGCCATTTATGCCTATGCACCCAACTGTGTATGCTAAACTTCTAGGTGAGAAAATCGACAAACACGGCGTGCATGTATATCTAGTAAATACTGGCTGGAGTGGCGGTGCTTATGGCGTGGGCAAACGCATGAGTATAAAGGCCACTAGGGCTTGTGTTAATGCTATACTTGATGGCTCAATTACAAAATGCGAGTTTGAGAACTTTGATGAGTTTAATCTAGCTATCCCAAAAGCCCTTGAAGGCGTAGAAACCAAGCTTTTAAACCCAATTAACACTTGGGCAAATGCTAGTGAGTATAAAGAAGCTAGAAGCAAACTAGCTAAAATGTTCGTAGAAAACTTCAAACGATACGGAGCAGAGGGCGAGCAAATTGCTGCGGCTGGTCCTAGGTCTTAG
- a CDS encoding CAP domain-containing protein, which translates to MLRLVLGLSIILALFTLAFFKLGKESLEPTKFPKDPNNLANFLDTDLAGNSRIPSQNSRIPIELYTSFGLDYLNLARKSVGLVPFKENSILSEAAKNHTLYLSNLGIISHDESKENKYFTGANPSERAIFAGLNSSFVSENISAKHASFNDSIDGLLSAIYHRFNFLNYSFDEIGYYDDGDIYTYEMSNSALLKLCERGESIGKQYVLGACANPKMPLSPTSFNLATKPSKPDFLMFPNESFASVAVFGDEDPDPLPQCKITSAPVSLEFNPNLEIFLKSFKLFKNGKELENTLLLSRDNDLRFTSNQFALFSLSPFDFGASYEVLATYTQGGENKSLSWSFATKEPQIPYFIVNDGDIIELEDGREYEVFFAPKHCNDSFSQYSYTLPFGSSLQLKDTGINMLKMRASGAYGDVIEFKSTTHNIKILIKSEKNLDFKVIFALILAIILFIFIAKRAKI; encoded by the coding sequence TTGCTGCGGCTGGTCCTAGGTCTTAGTATAATTTTAGCTCTTTTTACCCTTGCTTTTTTTAAGCTTGGCAAAGAGAGCTTGGAGCCTACAAAGTTTCCAAAAGACCCAAATAATTTAGCTAATTTTCTTGATACAGATTTGGCTGGGAATTCTAGAATTCCTAGCCAAAATTCTAGAATTCCTATCGAGCTTTATACCTCTTTTGGGCTTGATTATCTAAACCTTGCTAGAAAGAGCGTGGGCTTAGTGCCTTTTAAAGAAAACTCCATTCTTAGCGAAGCTGCTAAAAATCACACTTTGTATCTTTCAAACCTTGGTATCATCAGCCACGATGAAAGCAAAGAAAACAAGTATTTTACAGGCGCAAACCCTAGCGAGCGAGCGATTTTTGCTGGGCTTAATTCTAGCTTTGTTAGTGAGAATATCTCAGCTAAGCACGCTAGCTTTAATGACAGCATTGATGGGCTTTTAAGCGCAATTTATCATAGATTTAACTTTTTAAATTACAGCTTTGATGAGATTGGCTATTATGATGATGGCGATATTTACACTTATGAGATGTCAAACTCAGCTCTTTTAAAGCTTTGCGAGCGTGGAGAGAGCATAGGCAAGCAGTATGTGCTAGGGGCTTGCGCAAATCCAAAAATGCCACTAAGTCCTACTTCTTTCAACCTAGCCACCAAGCCTAGCAAGCCTGATTTTTTAATGTTTCCAAATGAAAGTTTTGCTAGCGTGGCTGTTTTTGGCGATGAAGACCCTGACCCCTTGCCCCAGTGTAAAATCACATCTGCGCCTGTTAGCTTGGAGTTTAATCCAAACTTAGAGATTTTTTTAAAAAGTTTTAAACTTTTTAAAAATGGAAAAGAGCTAGAAAACACGCTTTTACTAAGCAGGGATAACGACCTAAGGTTTACTAGCAATCAGTTTGCGCTTTTTTCGCTAAGTCCTTTTGATTTTGGCGCTAGTTATGAGGTGCTAGCTACTTACACGCAAGGTGGCGAGAATAAAAGCCTTTCGTGGAGTTTTGCTACCAAAGAGCCACAAATTCCGTACTTCATAGTAAATGACGGCGATATAATTGAGCTTGAAGATGGTAGAGAATACGAAGTATTTTTTGCGCCAAAGCATTGTAATGACAGCTTTAGCCAGTATAGCTATACCCTGCCTTTTGGCTCAAGTTTGCAGCTAAAAGATACTGGAATAAACATGCTAAAAATGCGTGCTAGTGGGGCTTATGGCGATGTGATAGAGTTTAAAAGCACAACACATAATATAAAAATTCTCATAAAAAGCGAAAAAAATCTAGATTTTAAAGTGATTTTTGCGCTAATTTTAGCTATTATTTTATTTATTTTTATCGCAAAAAGGGCAAAAATATGA
- a CDS encoding TlpA family protein disulfide reductase — protein sequence MKKLLLVLLCAFALVFLGCDKNESESYNLGEYAPFKDGEEISLKSVSGASISLVRTSTGFVLKGSDKIVMLDIFGTFCAPCKAEAPHLMDYQLNHDDFMLIGLITFEQISDKDVIEKFIKPFNAYYFIANEGEKNERLISQVLADIGYDSALSLPFKVVLKGGKYELLSDNLGERGGKEALYYLGAVSSELVAKDLEKIRKK from the coding sequence ATGAAAAAACTGCTTTTAGTACTGCTTTGCGCTTTTGCGCTAGTGTTTTTAGGCTGTGATAAAAATGAGAGCGAAAGCTACAACCTTGGCGAGTACGCACCTTTTAAAGACGGAGAGGAAATCAGCCTAAAAAGCGTAAGTGGCGCAAGCATAAGCTTGGTGCGAACTAGCACAGGCTTTGTGTTAAAGGGTAGCGATAAAATCGTTATGCTAGATATCTTTGGCACTTTTTGTGCGCCTTGTAAAGCAGAAGCACCACATCTTATGGATTATCAGCTAAATCACGATGATTTCATGCTAATTGGGCTTATAACCTTTGAGCAAATCAGCGATAAAGATGTGATTGAAAAGTTTATAAAGCCTTTTAATGCTTATTATTTCATCGCAAACGAGGGTGAGAAAAACGAGCGTTTAATCTCGCAAGTTTTGGCTGACATCGGCTATGATAGTGCGCTCTCGCTGCCTTTTAAAGTAGTGCTAAAAGGCGGTAAATACGAGCTTTTAAGCGACAATCTAGGTGAGAGAGGCGGTAAAGAGGCGCTTTATTATCTAGGTGCGGTTTCAAGCGAGTTAGTGGCAAAAGATTTAGAAAAAATTCGCAAAAAATAA
- a CDS encoding 4-(cytidine 5'-diphospho)-2-C-methyl-D-erythritol kinase yields the protein MNIIASFKAPAKLNIFLKILNRIKGGANDGYHELSSRFVRFHGLYDELSIIERIDASGLMYANDIADNLIFKAYKELENAGFKEALARFFSDKQIHLLKGIPSGAGLGGGSSDVASFLLFMQEILGFEDELLMSISAKIGSDVSFFASKASSANVRGFGQIVESFDDDLPRLGIVLSNIFCSTPEVYKAYAKGSFIKDTKLAKRLESMSSKEILSSYENFELNDLLTPVVAIYAGFSIKESEFLSGSGSAKFKVIA from the coding sequence ATGAATATAATCGCAAGTTTTAAAGCACCGGCAAAATTAAATATTTTTCTAAAAATATTAAATCGTATAAAAGGTGGAGCAAATGACGGCTACCACGAGCTTAGCTCTCGTTTTGTGCGATTTCATGGACTTTATGATGAACTTAGCATAATAGAGCGTATTGATGCTAGCGGGCTAATGTATGCAAATGATATTGCTGATAATTTGATTTTTAAAGCTTACAAAGAGCTTGAAAATGCTGGATTTAAAGAGGCTTTAGCTAGGTTTTTTAGCGATAAGCAAATACATTTGCTAAAAGGCATTCCAAGTGGTGCTGGACTAGGTGGGGGCAGCAGCGATGTGGCTAGCTTTTTGCTTTTTATGCAAGAGATTTTAGGCTTTGAGGATGAGCTTTTGATGAGTATTTCAGCAAAAATCGGCTCTGATGTGAGCTTTTTTGCTAGCAAGGCAAGTTCAGCTAATGTGCGTGGCTTTGGGCAGATTGTAGAGAGCTTTGATGATGATTTGCCACGCCTTGGTATAGTGCTAAGCAATATTTTTTGCTCCACACCTGAGGTGTATAAAGCCTACGCAAAAGGAAGCTTTATCAAAGATACAAAGCTAGCAAAAAGGCTTGAGAGTATGAGTAGCAAAGAGATTTTAAGCTCTTATGAAAACTTTGAGCTAAATGATTTGCTAACACCTGTTGTAGCAATTTATGCAGGATTTAGTATAAAAGAATCTGAGTTTTTGAGTGGGTCTGGCTCAGCGAAGTTTAAGGTAATAGCATGA
- a CDS encoding ATP-dependent helicase — protein MDILSSLNDAQREAARHIDGAMLILAGAGSGKTLTITTRLAYLIGEVGIDPLNTLTLTFTNKAATEMKLRALNLIRSSQPSANPLLCTFHKFGLLFLKLYMRELNRANNFVIIDIDDKKKIIKEFEGSIATNIVSNEISRYKNMLLSPEEIISSSVIPAFIGGRANYEKIAKAYKSYEEYLVANNLVDFDDLLCLTYRILDSNPSLCNQISNRYKYITIDEYQDTNELQYKLLRKLCAAHENVVVVGDDDQSIYGWRGAKIENILNFKDQFSSVKVVRLEENYRSSSNILNAANELIDHNRNRLGKKLISTKKDNKDIEILQNSDEESEAKIISARIAKLINDGEHPTQIAILYRINALSRALEEGLIANGVPYKIVGGIKFYERAEIKDIISYLRLILNPHDDFSLERIINRPKRGLGKVGFNKLSEFAFNNKISLYEAILRMDEGLLGKKVFTALNELARDIAELREVEPKDLVFELENKFGLKEFYKQSPEGDDRLLNIDEFYGSINQKIENNPDFSLEEFLNDITLQSDQDRISEDAISIMSVHASKGLEFEHVFIIGLEEGFFPLISDECDIEEERRLGYVAITRAKSDLVLSSSNFRIYRGKKSNLERSRFLSEAGLISGKLRIESTKEFRRGDLIKHKIFGIGRVLEVTQIKSDFKLKINFGGNVKEIMSGFVEKV, from the coding sequence ATGGATATATTATCTAGCTTAAATGACGCCCAGCGTGAGGCTGCTAGGCACATAGATGGCGCAATGCTGATCCTAGCAGGCGCAGGGTCTGGCAAGACGCTTACTATCACAACTCGCCTTGCTTATCTTATCGGCGAGGTTGGTATAGACCCACTAAATACGCTAACGCTTACTTTTACAAACAAAGCTGCTACTGAGATGAAGCTAAGGGCTTTAAATCTAATTAGAAGTTCGCAGCCATCAGCAAATCCTTTGCTTTGTACTTTTCACAAGTTTGGACTGCTGTTTTTAAAGCTATATATGAGAGAGTTAAATAGGGCAAATAACTTTGTCATAATCGATATCGACGATAAGAAAAAAATCATAAAAGAGTTTGAAGGTAGCATTGCTACAAATATCGTTAGTAATGAAATCTCGCGCTATAAAAATATGCTTTTAAGCCCAGAAGAGATTATTTCTAGCTCTGTCATACCAGCTTTTATCGGTGGCAGGGCAAACTACGAAAAAATCGCCAAAGCCTACAAAAGCTACGAAGAGTATTTAGTAGCAAATAATCTAGTTGATTTTGATGATTTGCTTTGCTTAACATATAGAATTCTAGACTCAAACCCTAGTCTATGCAATCAAATCTCAAACCGCTACAAATACATAACAATAGATGAGTATCAAGACACAAACGAACTTCAATACAAACTACTTCGCAAACTTTGTGCGGCGCATGAAAATGTAGTAGTAGTAGGCGATGATGACCAAAGCATCTATGGCTGGAGAGGCGCAAAAATAGAAAATATACTAAACTTCAAAGACCAGTTTAGCTCTGTAAAGGTAGTGCGTCTAGAAGAAAACTACCGCTCAAGCTCAAATATCCTAAATGCCGCAAACGAGCTAATAGACCACAACCGCAACCGCCTAGGCAAAAAGCTAATAAGCACAAAAAAAGATAATAAAGATATAGAAATCCTACAAAACAGCGACGAAGAAAGCGAAGCAAAGATAATCTCAGCTCGCATAGCAAAGCTTATAAATGATGGAGAACACCCTACGCAAATAGCGATTTTATACCGCATAAACGCCCTTAGCCGCGCGCTTGAAGAAGGACTTATCGCAAACGGTGTGCCTTATAAAATCGTAGGTGGAATAAAATTCTACGAAAGAGCTGAGATAAAAGATATCATAAGCTATTTGCGTTTAATTTTAAATCCGCATGATGATTTTAGCTTAGAGCGAATTATAAACCGCCCTAAGCGTGGGCTTGGCAAGGTAGGATTTAACAAGCTTAGCGAGTTTGCTTTTAATAATAAAATCTCGCTTTATGAGGCGATTTTGCGCATGGATGAGGGGCTGCTTGGCAAAAAGGTCTTTACTGCGCTAAATGAGCTTGCACGTGATATAGCTGAGCTTAGAGAGGTAGAGCCAAAAGACCTTGTTTTTGAACTAGAAAATAAATTTGGCTTAAAAGAGTTTTACAAACAAAGCCCAGAGGGCGATGATAGACTGCTAAACATTGATGAGTTTTATGGCTCAATTAACCAAAAAATAGAAAATAATCCTGATTTTAGCTTAGAAGAGTTTTTAAACGACATCACACTTCAAAGCGACCAAGACCGCATAAGCGAGGATGCTATTAGCATTATGAGTGTGCATGCTAGCAAGGGATTAGAGTTTGAACATGTTTTTATAATAGGGCTTGAAGAGGGATTTTTCCCACTTATTAGCGATGAGTGCGACATAGAAGAAGAACGCCGCCTAGGCTATGTGGCAATCACTAGAGCTAAAAGCGATCTGGTGCTAAGTAGCTCAAACTTTCGCATTTACAGAGGTAAAAAATCAAACTTAGAGCGTTCACGCTTTTTAAGCGAAGCTGGGCTAATAAGCGGTAAACTTCGCATAGAGAGCACAAAAGAGTTTCGCAGAGGCGATCTAATCAAGCATAAAATTTTTGGCATCGGCAGGGTGCTAGAAGTAACGCAGATAAAAAGCGATTTTAAGCTAAAAATAAACTTTGGCGGAAATGTAAAGGAAATAATGTCAGGCTTTGTAGAAAAGGTCTAG
- the csrA gene encoding carbon storage regulator CsrA yields the protein MLILTRKKEQSIRINENIEVTILEIDGANVKIGISAPSFVRILRSELTKDIKVSNEQATHQNTNIIKKMIKKLTESK from the coding sequence ATGCTAATTTTAACTAGAAAAAAAGAGCAAAGCATTAGAATTAACGAAAATATAGAAGTAACCATACTAGAAATAGATGGCGCAAATGTTAAAATAGGCATATCTGCGCCTAGTTTTGTGCGAATTTTGCGCTCAGAGCTGACAAAAGATATAAAGGTATCAAACGAACAAGCCACACACCAAAACACAAATATAATCAAAAAAATGATAAAAAAACTAACAGAGTCAAAATGA
- the truB gene encoding pseudouridine synthase family protein (catalyzes isomerization of specific uridines in RNA to pseudouridine; responsible for residues in T loops of many tRNAs): MDKLFAAKKPSGISSNHFLARLKRKYGVKKAGFSGTLDPFASGVLLVAFGSYTRLFQYLEVEPKVYEACIWLGAFSPSGDNENISKVDIIKPFELEILSKNVENLQGILDYTPPKYSAKHVGGVRAYELARRGVDFELKAEQMEVFSAEILHYTHPFLLVRLELSKGSYARSWAELLAKKLGINATLSALERKSEGEFFYENEKALDPLKHLKIAQNWYEKSQSDIELGKKLCVDDFKIKENGEYFIKFEKFFSIIEILNGQVTYKLNGIKNANFN, translated from the coding sequence ATAGATAAATTATTTGCAGCAAAAAAACCCTCAGGCATTTCTAGCAATCATTTCTTAGCTCGCTTAAAGCGCAAATACGGCGTTAAAAAAGCCGGATTTTCAGGCACGCTTGATCCCTTTGCTAGTGGGGTTTTGCTAGTAGCTTTTGGCAGCTATACAAGGCTATTTCAGTATTTAGAGGTGGAACCTAAGGTTTATGAGGCTTGTATTTGGCTAGGGGCTTTTAGTCCTAGTGGGGATAATGAAAATATAAGTAAAGTTGATATTATAAAGCCTTTTGAGCTAGAAATTCTAAGTAAAAATGTAGAAAATCTACAAGGAATTCTAGATTACACTCCGCCAAAATACAGCGCAAAGCATGTTGGTGGCGTGCGAGCCTATGAACTAGCAAGGCGTGGCGTGGATTTTGAGCTAAAAGCTGAACAAATGGAGGTTTTTAGTGCGGAGATTTTACACTATACTCATCCTTTTTTGCTAGTGCGACTTGAACTTAGTAAAGGCTCTTATGCTAGAAGCTGGGCTGAGCTATTAGCCAAAAAACTTGGTATAAATGCGACTTTGAGTGCTTTGGAGCGAAAGAGCGAAGGAGAGTTTTTTTATGAAAATGAAAAAGCCTTAGATCCTTTAAAACACCTAAAAATAGCGCAAAACTGGTATGAAAAAAGCCAAAGTGATATTGAACTTGGCAAAAAACTTTGCGTAGATGATTTTAAGATTAAAGAAAATGGCGAATATTTCATCAAATTTGAAAAATTTTTTAGTATAATAGAGATTTTAAACGGGCAAGTAACATATAAACTAAATGGTATAAAAAATGCTAATTTTAACTAG